TATGGATATGGGAAAACCAATTTCCAACTCAATAGGAGAGATTCGCAGATGTTTTAACGGAATACGCTGGTTTGCAGAAGCAATTGACAAATTATATGGAGCAGTGGCGACAACACGGCCGAATATCAATGCTCAGATTGTGCGTGAGCCTTATGGCGTTGTTGCAGCAATTATACCTTGGAACTATCCTCTTATGATGGCAGTTTGGAAGTTCGCACCGGCACTGGCGGCTGGTAACAGTGTTGTATTGAAGCCTGCGGAGCAATCACCTCTTACCTTGCTGTGTATAGCGGAATTTGCAAAACAGGCAGGCATACCGGACGGAGTATTCAATGTTGTACCGGGTTACGGTGAGACTGCCGGACAAGCCCTTGCGTTACATATGGATGTTGATAAGATTACCTTTACAGGTTCATCAGAGGTTGGAAAATTAATTATGCAGTATTCAGGACTTTCAAATATGAAGAGGGTTTCCTTGGAATGCGGAGGAAAATGCCCTAATATTGTTTTCCCTGATGCATATGATTTGGACGACGTAGCCAAGCAGACTGCCGGAGCCATGTTTTATAACAGCGGACAAGTATGTGATTCACCTACACGTTTATTGATACATAAGTCAATTAAGGAAGCTTTCCTGAAAAAATTAATTGAATACAGCAAAGAATACATGCCCCAAAATCCTTTAGGCCCCGCTTGTTCAATGGGAAGTGTGGTAACAGGTGAACAGATGGAAAGGATTCTGAATTATATCGAAATCGGAA
This region of Clostridium sp. BNL1100 genomic DNA includes:
- a CDS encoding aldehyde dehydrogenase; the encoded protein is MSLSFGEVTKLKENAEIKTKAFINGKYVDSLDGETFDKVSPIDGKVIAKIASCKQADVDLAVSAARQAYEKGVWSDITPEQRKNILYAFANLVEAHHMELATLETMDMGKPISNSIGEIRRCFNGIRWFAEAIDKLYGAVATTRPNINAQIVREPYGVVAAIIPWNYPLMMAVWKFAPALAAGNSVVLKPAEQSPLTLLCIAEFAKQAGIPDGVFNVVPGYGETAGQALALHMDVDKITFTGSSEVGKLIMQYSGLSNMKRVSLECGGKCPNIVFPDAYDLDDVAKQTAGAMFYNSGQVCDSPTRLLIHKSIKEAFLKKLIEYSKEYMPQNPLGPACSMGSVVTGEQMERILNYIEIGKLEGAKLIMGGKQVLSESGGYYVEPTIFSDVNNKMRIAQEEIFGPVLSVIEFETEEEAIEIANDSIYGLCAFVWTSDLKKAVSLSKKLKCGKILINSTGDGDWSVPHGGFKQSGFGRDKSIESIEQYTQTKLTWIEL